A region of Vigna radiata var. radiata cultivar VC1973A chromosome 6, Vradiata_ver6, whole genome shotgun sequence DNA encodes the following proteins:
- the LOC106764421 gene encoding transcription repressor MYB5, with the protein MIALRDSYIGTLSMINSFLNPNTNPLITTIYFFIPLHSLNHNNMRNPSSTSTTKNKKSSGGGNSTTTSYHSNNSNNNNISSSNNNGSNTNTPCCSKVGLKRGPWTPEEDEVLANYIKKEGEGRWRTLPKRAGLLRCGKSCRLRWMNYLRPSVKRGHIAPDEEDLILRLHRLLGNRWSLIAGRIPGRTDNEIKNYWNTHLSKKLISQGIDPRTHKPLNPPSMNINIPSSSTPSTTFTVTPPSMPPPMIITSHNPCHDLTVVNQGIHAIHHLGQHLQPPVSNPFDNNNISNQVAAVTDDVSAMGFMDSEDCNDDININYYSDDVFSSFLNSLINEDAFASQQHHVQTELPSERCIPLPCDDRVDDPLVSITTASTSQGYDDDLGVLWESSLVPSTTFTHHVNDPIIKMAHDHHHHNQ; encoded by the exons atgatagCTTTGAGAGACAGTTATATAGGCACCCTTTCCATGATCAATTCCTTCCTAAACCCAAACACAAACCCACTCATTAccactatatattttttcattccaCTTCATTCCCTCAACCACAACAACATGAGAAACCCTTCATCAACTTCAACAACCAAGAACAAGAAGAGTAGTGGTGGTGGTAACAGCACTACCACCAGCTACCATAGcaacaatagcaacaacaaTAACATTAGTAGCAGCAATAATAATGGTTCCAACACCAACACTCCATGCTGCAGCAAGGTTGGCTTGAAGAGAGGACCATGGACACCAGAAGAAGATGAGGTGTTAGCCAATTACAtcaagaaagaaggagaagggCGTTGGAGAACGCTCCCCAAGCGTGCTGGCCTTCTCCGGTGCGGCAAAAGCTGCCGTCTCCGCTGGATGAACTACCTCCGCCCCTCCGTCAAACGCGGCCACATAGCCCCTGATGAGGAAGATCTCATCCTCCGCCTCCACCGCCTCCTTGGCAAccg GTGGTCTTTGATTGCTGGGAGGATTCCTGGAAGAACagataatgaaataaagaacTATTGGAACACCCATCTAAGTAAAAAGCTCATTAGCCAAGGGATTGATCCCAGAACTCACAAACCTCTCAACCCACCATCCATGAATATCAATattccttcttcttctactcCTTCTACTACTTTCACTGTTACTCCACCCTCTATGCCTCCTCCAATGATCATCACCAGCCACAACCCTTGCCATGATCTCACTGTtgttaatcaaggaattcatgCCATTCATCATTTGGGTCAACACCTCCAACCTCCCGTTTCAAACCCCTTTGATAATAACAACATTAGCAATCAAGTGGCTGCTGTCACAGATGATGTTTCTGCAATGGGGTTCATGGACAGTGAGGATTGCAACGATGATATCAACATCAATTATTACTCCGATGatgttttttcttccttcctcaACTCCTTGATCAACGAGGATGCTTTTGCGTCGCAGCAGCACCACGTGCAAACAGAGCTCCCCAGTGAGCGTTGCATTCCACTGCCGTGTGATGATCGTGTGGATGATCCTCTGGTTTCAATCACAACTGCTTCTACATCGCAGGGTTACGATGATGACCTTGGGGTTCTCTGGGAATCATCTCTCGTGCCTTCTACTACTTTCACCCATCACGTTAACGACCCCATCATCAAGATGGCTCATGATCACCATCACCACAATCAATAG